The Ornithinibacillus sp. 4-3 region AAATAATTTTTCCTTGTAATTCCGTTTCCTACATAATAAGAAAGAAAACTAATAGCAATTATTCCAATTACAAGCATATATATATTTCCAGCAATGTAACCAGCGCTGTAGAATGAATCTGCATTGTTCTTGAAAAAATACCTAATTACATGGACAACTAGGAAAATCCCAATAGCCCAAAATGTCCAATTTAATTGAATCCAGAATTGATGGAATCCTACTTTGGGAAATGAAATAGGTTTCATTATTCTTCCTCCTTCGTTAATTGAATAAATAAGTCATGTAGTGAGGCTGAGGTAATATTAAGTCCCATTTGATCTGCGATATCTTTATCAGAAGGATTTAATTCGCCGTAAATGGTAATAGACTTTGTATCTCCCAACTCTTCTTCATGAAGGATAGTTTTATCTTTCACAAATGCATGTACTGCATCTTTATTTCCAATAATTTTTGCTCCTTGTGATACTAGTTCATCATAAGATTGATGGAGTAATATTTTCTGATCTTTAATGATAATCACGTCATCAAAAAGATAATCCATTTCTGAAACAAGATGTGTAGATAAGATAATGATTCTGGGGTGTAGTTCTTGATCCTTTAAGAGTTCCTTATAAAAGATATCTCGTGCTGGTGCATCCATCCCAAGATATACTTCATCAAATATTGTAATAGGTGATCTACTTGCTAATCCGATAACCACATTAAAAGCAGATTGCTTTCCTTTAGATAGCTTGTTTATCGGTTTTTTCTCATCTAATTTGAATTTCCTTACTAACTCTTTTGCATATACTAAATCAAAATTTGGACGATACCAACTCATTCCTTTGATCATTACTTCAACAGTTTCTGATTCGTCCGAAAAATCCTTGCTGTATAAAAAGGTTATCATTTGCATGATTTTAGCATTTTCAAAAGGTTCTTCTCCATTGACTAGTAATTGTCCAGCTGTTGGCTCACGAAAAGACCCTAGTAAGGAAAGAAGGGATGTTTTTCCTGCCCCATTTCTTCCAAGTAGACCATATATTTTTGGTTCATTCACTTCAAGATTTATATCCTGTAAAGCTGATTCATTCCCATAGGATAGTTGGAGGTTCTTCGCCTTTATATTCATTATTTTTCACTTCCTTTAACACTTTTTAGAAATTCAAAAATTTCTTCGTCCGTTATTTCTAATTTCTTAGCTTCTTGTACAAGCGTGATAATGTAATCTTCTACAAATGATTGACGACGTTTTTCCAGTAACTTTTCCCTTGCTCCCTCGGAAACAAACATACCAATCCCTCGCTTTTTATATAGAATATTTTCTTCTACAAGCTGATTTATTCCTTTAGAAACAGTTGCATGGTTAATTTTGAAAAAATTGACCATTTGATTTGTTGAAGGCGCCTGATCATGTTCCGCTAATTGCTTATTAATAATTTGATCTTCAATTTGTTCTCGTACTTGTATATAGATAGGTTTATCCGCATTAAAAATATTTTTCATTGGAAGGCTCCCTTCTGTATTTGGTTATCTGCAATTACGGTTA contains the following coding sequences:
- a CDS encoding GntR family transcriptional regulator — encoded protein: MKNIFNADKPIYIQVREQIEDQIINKQLAEHDQAPSTNQMVNFFKINHATVSKGINQLVEENILYKKRGIGMFVSEGAREKLLEKRRQSFVEDYIITLVQEAKKLEITDEEIFEFLKSVKGSEK
- a CDS encoding ATP-binding cassette domain-containing protein, whose product is MNIKAKNLQLSYGNESALQDINLEVNEPKIYGLLGRNGAGKTSLLSLLGSFREPTAGQLLVNGEEPFENAKIMQMITFLYSKDFSDESETVEVMIKGMSWYRPNFDLVYAKELVRKFKLDEKKPINKLSKGKQSAFNVVIGLASRSPITIFDEVYLGMDAPARDIFYKELLKDQELHPRIIILSTHLVSEMDYLFDDVIIIKDQKILLHQSYDELVSQGAKIIGNKDAVHAFVKDKTILHEEELGDTKSITIYGELNPSDKDIADQMGLNITSASLHDLFIQLTKEEE